A single bacterium DNA region contains:
- a CDS encoding PH domain-containing protein: protein MGYVDRNLLPGETVEYRAHLHPVIFLQSAVFGVIGLGFVVYGLASPGLAVFWVLGAIFLIYAASFGIGRAILYLSSEFAITNKRVVIKVGLIHRHTLEMLLTKVETIRVDQGLLARLIGYGTIVLTGTGGTNEPFTSIANPLEFRKQVQARAAGQG, encoded by the coding sequence ATGGGGTATGTCGATCGGAACCTGCTGCCGGGGGAGACCGTCGAGTACCGCGCCCACCTGCACCCGGTGATCTTCCTGCAGTCCGCGGTCTTTGGCGTCATCGGCCTCGGCTTCGTCGTCTACGGCCTCGCAAGCCCGGGGCTGGCCGTGTTCTGGGTGCTCGGCGCCATCTTCCTCATCTATGCCGCCAGCTTCGGCATCGGCCGCGCGATCCTGTACCTCTCCTCGGAATTCGCGATCACCAACAAGCGCGTCGTGATCAAGGTCGGCCTGATCCACCGGCACACGCTCGAGATGCTGCTGACGAAGGTCGAGACGATCCGCGTCGACCAGGGGCTGCTTGCGCGGCTCATCGGCTACGGTACGATCGTCCTCACCGGCACGGGCGGCACCAACGAGCCCTTCACGTCGATCGCGAACCCACTGGAGTTCCGCAAGCAGGTGCAGGCGCGCGCCGCGGGGCAAGGGTGA
- a CDS encoding phosphoketolase family protein — MHPLSAFGPARSTVEGAPLAAEELARIDAFWRACNYLALGMIYLRDNPLLREPLRPEHLKRRLLGHWGASPALSFVYAHLNRVIAANDLDMIFMAGPGHGAPGVLAPVYLEGTYSEIYPDKGHDEEGLRHFFRQFSFPGGIGSHCTPETPGSIHEGGELGYVLSHACGAAFDNPELIVAAVVGDGEAETGPLATSWHITKFLNPVRDGAVLPVLNLNGYKINNPTLLARISAEELSWLLYGCGWTPYFVEGSDPESMHQAMAATLEQCVAEIRALQGQARAAGDPTRPRWPMIVLRTPKGWSAPAEIDGHQLEGSWRAHQVPIADVPQNAEHLALLERWLRSYRPEELFDAAGRPVAQVRAAAPAGARRMGANPHANGGVLKKTLCLPDFRDYAVAVKRPGAAEAENTRPLGAFLRDIMRKNPGIFRVFGPDETTSNKLDAIYEVSRKLWLAESFPEDADGTQLAPDGRVIEMLSEHTLEGMLEGYLLSGRHGFFSTYEAFVHIVDSMFNQHAKWLDSCNRLSWREEVASLNLLITSTVWRQDHNGFTHQDPGFLDLVVNKSPAVTRIYLPPDANCLLSVADHCLRSENYVNVIVSDKQRHLQYLDRDAAITHCAKGIGIWDWASSDQGVEPDVVVAAAGDITTHEALAAAALLREAFPDLKVRFVNVVDLFRLAPAAEHPHGLADTDFDGLFTADRPVVFNFHGYPWLIHRLVYRRANRLIHVRGYKEKGSINTPMELAINNQVDRFSVAIDVIDRVPRLRVAGAHAKEHFRNAQIACRRHAHEHGVDDAAITGWRWPG; from the coding sequence ATGCATCCGCTCAGCGCTTTCGGCCCCGCCCGCTCCACCGTGGAGGGGGCGCCGCTCGCCGCCGAAGAACTGGCCCGCATCGACGCCTTCTGGCGCGCCTGCAACTACCTGGCGCTGGGAATGATCTACCTGCGCGACAACCCGCTGCTGCGCGAACCGCTGCGCCCCGAGCACCTCAAGCGCCGGCTGCTCGGCCACTGGGGGGCGAGTCCCGCGCTCTCCTTCGTCTACGCGCACCTCAACCGGGTGATCGCGGCGAACGACCTGGACATGATCTTCATGGCCGGCCCCGGCCACGGCGCCCCGGGCGTGCTCGCCCCTGTCTACCTCGAGGGGACGTACTCGGAGATCTACCCCGACAAGGGGCACGACGAGGAGGGGCTGCGGCACTTCTTCCGTCAGTTCTCCTTCCCCGGCGGCATCGGCAGCCACTGCACGCCGGAGACGCCCGGCTCGATCCACGAGGGCGGCGAGCTCGGCTACGTCCTCTCGCACGCCTGCGGCGCGGCCTTCGACAACCCGGAGCTGATCGTCGCCGCCGTCGTCGGCGACGGCGAGGCCGAGACCGGGCCGCTGGCGACCTCCTGGCACATCACGAAGTTCCTCAACCCGGTGCGCGACGGTGCCGTGCTGCCGGTGCTCAACCTCAACGGCTACAAGATCAACAATCCCACGCTGCTGGCGCGCATCAGCGCGGAGGAGCTGTCCTGGCTGCTCTACGGCTGCGGCTGGACGCCGTATTTCGTCGAGGGCTCCGACCCCGAGAGCATGCACCAGGCGATGGCGGCGACGCTCGAGCAGTGCGTGGCCGAGATCCGCGCCCTCCAGGGCCAGGCGCGCGCCGCCGGCGACCCGACGCGCCCGCGCTGGCCGATGATCGTGCTGCGCACGCCGAAAGGGTGGAGCGCCCCGGCCGAGATCGACGGCCACCAGCTCGAGGGATCGTGGCGCGCGCACCAGGTGCCGATCGCGGATGTCCCGCAGAACGCGGAGCACCTGGCGCTGCTCGAGCGCTGGCTGCGCAGCTATCGGCCCGAGGAGCTCTTCGACGCGGCGGGCCGCCCCGTCGCGCAGGTTCGGGCCGCCGCGCCGGCCGGCGCCCGCCGCATGGGTGCCAACCCGCACGCCAACGGCGGCGTCCTCAAGAAGACCCTCTGCCTGCCGGACTTCCGCGACTACGCGGTCGCGGTGAAGCGCCCGGGGGCCGCCGAGGCCGAGAACACGCGCCCACTCGGCGCGTTCCTGCGCGACATCATGCGCAAGAACCCGGGCATCTTCCGGGTCTTCGGCCCCGATGAGACGACCTCGAACAAGCTGGACGCGATCTACGAGGTTTCGCGCAAGCTCTGGCTCGCCGAGAGCTTTCCCGAGGACGCCGACGGCACGCAGCTCGCCCCCGACGGCCGGGTGATCGAGATGCTCAGCGAGCACACCCTCGAGGGGATGCTCGAGGGGTACCTGCTGAGCGGGCGGCACGGCTTCTTCTCGACCTACGAGGCCTTCGTCCACATCGTGGACTCGATGTTCAACCAGCACGCCAAGTGGCTCGATTCCTGCAACCGTCTCTCCTGGCGCGAGGAGGTGGCGTCGCTGAACCTGCTGATCACCTCGACCGTCTGGCGCCAGGACCACAACGGCTTCACGCACCAGGACCCGGGCTTCCTCGACCTCGTCGTCAACAAGAGCCCGGCGGTGACGCGGATCTACCTGCCGCCGGACGCCAACTGCCTGCTGTCGGTCGCCGATCACTGCCTGCGCAGCGAGAACTACGTCAACGTCATCGTCTCGGACAAGCAGCGGCACCTGCAGTACCTGGACCGGGACGCGGCGATCACGCACTGCGCGAAGGGAATCGGCATCTGGGACTGGGCCAGCTCGGACCAGGGGGTCGAGCCGGACGTCGTCGTCGCCGCGGCGGGCGACATCACCACCCACGAGGCGCTCGCGGCCGCGGCGCTGCTGCGCGAGGCGTTCCCGGACCTGAAGGTGCGCTTCGTGAACGTGGTCGACCTCTTCCGGCTGGCGCCAGCCGCGGAGCACCCGCACGGGCTCGCCGACACCGACTTCGACGGGCTCTTCACCGCGGACCGCCCCGTGGTCTTCAACTTCCACGGCTACCCCTGGCTCATCCACCGCCTGGTCTACCGGCGTGCCAACCGGCTGATCCACGTGCGCGGCTACAAGGAGAAAGGGAGCATCAACACGCCGATGGAGCTGGCGATCAACAACCAGGTCGACCGCTTCAGCGTCGCGATCGACGTCATCGACCGCGTGCCGCGGCTGCGCGTCGCCGGCGCCCACGCCAAGGAGCACTTCCGCAACGCGCAGATCGCCTGCCGCCGCCACGCGCACGAGCACGGCGTGGACGACGCCGCCATCACCGGGTGGCGCTGGCCGGGATGA
- a CDS encoding rhodanese-like domain-containing protein, which translates to MKVFHAGLPAWKKAGNLVVSGPVGLETWMKAGEPFVLVDLRDPEAAAKGFIPGAIGIPAKDLAAWKERFPENKKAPIVIYDGAQAGAEAFKTVRGWGYVNATVLVGGITSWKGELATGALAAPAKIEYTKKLKPGEITIEEFRKIADTRPADTLILDVREQPVDGVLVGALPIPESQIKDRFAEVPKEKTVVIHCNTGILAKNAYDLLVSKGYKNVRWLNAVIVVGANGAYEVTEK; encoded by the coding sequence GTGAAGGTCTTCCACGCCGGCCTGCCCGCCTGGAAGAAGGCCGGCAACCTCGTCGTCAGCGGCCCCGTCGGGCTCGAGACCTGGATGAAGGCCGGCGAGCCGTTCGTCCTCGTCGACCTGCGGGACCCGGAGGCCGCCGCGAAGGGCTTCATCCCAGGGGCGATCGGCATCCCGGCGAAGGACCTCGCCGCGTGGAAGGAGCGCTTCCCGGAGAACAAGAAGGCGCCGATCGTCATCTACGACGGGGCGCAGGCGGGCGCCGAGGCCTTCAAGACCGTGCGCGGCTGGGGTTACGTGAACGCCACCGTCCTCGTGGGCGGCATCACCTCGTGGAAGGGGGAGCTGGCGACCGGCGCGCTGGCTGCGCCCGCGAAGATCGAGTACACGAAGAAGCTCAAGCCCGGCGAGATCACGATCGAGGAGTTCAGGAAGATCGCCGACACGCGGCCGGCCGACACGCTGATCCTGGACGTGCGCGAGCAGCCGGTGGACGGCGTGCTCGTCGGCGCCCTCCCGATCCCCGAGAGCCAGATCAAGGACCGCTTCGCCGAGGTGCCGAAGGAGAAGACCGTCGTCATCCACTGCAACACGGGCATCCTCGCGAAGAACGCCTACGACCTGCTGGTCTCGAAGGGATACAAGAACGTCCGCTGGCTCAACGCCGTCATCGTCGTCGGCGCCAACGGCGCCTACGAGGTCACTGAAAAGTAG
- a CDS encoding rhodanese-like domain-containing protein translates to MTKAPGRVIAAAGGVLALMLGTASAEAGKPNIMESCKICHTAADGVVRGKLVSVSGELKSLSVTVGPLVWIVKYGDDLKVKEGQSFGGPAALKTIPRDREIAVTFKGSEAAPVATQVAVKQPFKVPEAQLLPLEKMQALVAQGPEAGKYTLVDSRPGPMFAEGRIPGAVSLPYAAFKEKAASVLPADKAALVIFYCAGET, encoded by the coding sequence GTGACGAAAGCACCTGGGAGAGTCATCGCCGCGGCTGGGGGCGTCCTCGCCCTCATGCTGGGCACCGCGAGCGCCGAGGCGGGCAAGCCGAACATCATGGAGTCCTGCAAGATCTGCCACACCGCCGCGGACGGGGTGGTGCGCGGCAAGCTGGTGTCGGTGTCGGGCGAGCTGAAGAGCCTGAGCGTGACGGTCGGGCCGCTCGTCTGGATCGTGAAGTACGGCGACGATCTCAAGGTCAAGGAGGGGCAGAGCTTCGGCGGGCCGGCGGCGCTCAAGACGATCCCGCGCGACCGGGAGATCGCGGTCACGTTCAAGGGGAGCGAGGCCGCGCCCGTCGCCACGCAGGTCGCGGTCAAGCAGCCCTTCAAGGTCCCCGAGGCGCAGCTGCTGCCGCTCGAGAAGATGCAGGCCCTGGTCGCACAGGGACCCGAGGCGGGAAAGTACACGCTCGTGGACTCGCGGCCCGGGCCGATGTTCGCCGAGGGTCGCATCCCCGGCGCGGTCTCCCTCCCGTACGCGGCCTTCAAGGAGAAGGCGGCCTCCGTCCTGCCGGCCGACAAGGCTGCGCTGGTGATCTTCTACTGCGCCGGTGAGACCTGA
- a CDS encoding DedA family protein: MALAGMTLEQFVATYGLWAILVGTFFEGETILILGGFLAHRGYFPLPWVIAAAFAGSFSGDQLFFQIGRRRGMGALARRPHWQERTARVRELLRRYETPVILGFRFAYGFRTVTPVVLGATGTRQLRFVALNAAGAAVWATAIAALGYLLGHSIEALLGGVKRFELAIAGGILLVGAAAWLGRRWIGRRKRRPR, from the coding sequence GTGGCGCTGGCCGGGATGACGCTCGAGCAGTTCGTCGCGACCTACGGGCTCTGGGCGATCCTCGTCGGCACGTTCTTCGAAGGCGAGACGATCCTGATCCTCGGCGGGTTCCTCGCCCACCGCGGCTATTTCCCCCTGCCCTGGGTGATCGCGGCCGCGTTCGCGGGCAGCTTCAGCGGCGACCAGCTCTTCTTCCAGATCGGGCGGCGGCGCGGGATGGGTGCGTTGGCGCGCCGCCCGCACTGGCAGGAGCGCACCGCGCGGGTGCGCGAGCTGCTGCGGCGCTATGAGACCCCGGTGATCCTCGGCTTCCGCTTCGCCTACGGCTTCCGCACCGTGACGCCCGTGGTCCTCGGCGCCACCGGCACGCGCCAGCTGCGGTTCGTCGCGCTCAACGCCGCCGGGGCCGCGGTCTGGGCCACGGCCATCGCGGCGCTCGGCTACCTGCTCGGCCACTCGATCGAAGCGCTGCTGGGCGGGGTCAAGCGCTTCGAGCTGGCGATCGCGGGGGGGATCCTTCTGGTCGGGGCCGCGGCCTGGCTGGGTCGGAGGTGGATCGGACGCCGGAAGCGACGACCTCGCTGA
- a CDS encoding DUF3786 domain-containing protein, whose amino-acid sequence MNVLELYRRLPRTNCGTCAPKACMPFAVALAKGDATADACPGLTEEQRREIVGGSAKGDWRETVVAGLRAEVAALSLADAAPGIGAVFEAGALRIRCLGRDYLVAGDGAVSIAGDAKPVPPWTKILLLHYARTRGDAPPAGRWVAFADLRSGLVKATSFARECEEPLRELFDRDTAAAERALERIGGAREAGAPAPVAWRVEALPRVPVLVLYWPPEEEFPSKCKVLFDASADRFLDVESLTFLVEGLAKNLEHGPDAPPHD is encoded by the coding sequence ATGAACGTCCTGGAGCTCTACCGGCGACTGCCGCGGACCAACTGCGGCACGTGCGCCCCGAAAGCGTGCATGCCGTTCGCGGTGGCGCTCGCGAAGGGCGACGCGACGGCCGACGCGTGCCCCGGGCTCACCGAGGAGCAGCGGCGGGAGATCGTCGGCGGCAGCGCGAAGGGCGACTGGCGCGAGACGGTCGTCGCAGGGCTGCGCGCCGAGGTCGCGGCGCTGTCGCTGGCCGACGCAGCGCCGGGGATTGGCGCGGTCTTCGAGGCTGGCGCGCTGCGCATCCGCTGTCTTGGCCGCGACTACCTCGTCGCGGGCGACGGGGCTGTCAGCATTGCGGGCGACGCGAAGCCGGTCCCGCCCTGGACGAAGATCCTGCTCCTGCACTACGCGCGGACGCGGGGCGACGCCCCGCCGGCCGGGCGCTGGGTGGCGTTCGCGGACCTGCGGAGCGGCCTGGTCAAGGCGACGTCGTTCGCGCGCGAGTGCGAGGAGCCGCTGCGGGAGCTCTTCGACCGCGACACCGCGGCGGCGGAGCGCGCGCTCGAGCGGATCGGCGGCGCGCGCGAGGCGGGCGCACCGGCGCCCGTGGCGTGGCGCGTCGAAGCGCTGCCGCGCGTGCCGGTGCTCGTGCTCTACTGGCCGCCGGAGGAGGAGTTCCCCTCCAAGTGCAAGGTCCTCTTCGACGCCAGCGCCGACCGCTTCCTCGACGTCGAGTCGCTGACCTTCCTCGTCGAGGGTCTCGCGAAGAACCTGGAGCACGGCCCCGACGCCCCCCCTCACGACTGA
- a CDS encoding sigma 54-interacting transcriptional regulator, whose translation MNVNSLVRKKGFLQSVLATMSDGVMVVDREGTIVFFNAAAEHITGYRGEEVVGKPCAILDTDTCVYREGGRTAVRCSLFDDGGAVRKSCRIRAKDGREVHLVKNATVLRDGRGGMAYGIETMTDVTSLVLKERQIEELAGTLREEESFHGIVGRNPVMLRLREQIKNAARSEAPVVVLGESGTGKELVAAAVHALSRRREGPFVKVNCAALNEQLLESELFGHRRGAFTGAMRDRQGRLEAASRGTIFLDEIGDMSPAMQAKLLRALEGREIERVGENTPVPVDIRLVSATNRDLETLVAGGAFRRDLLYRVNAIPIVLPPLRERPDDIPLLVAHLLARMGAAHGRPGLRVTSAALEKLGAHEWPGNVRQLINALEYGVVTSLGAEIDVPDLPAYLAGERVQSIPPPGRRAALTREAVAAALASARGNRAAAARSLGVCRVTLWKRLRELGGGEAARAGAAGREAGTT comes from the coding sequence ATGAACGTGAACAGCCTTGTCAGGAAGAAGGGATTCCTTCAGAGCGTCCTCGCCACGATGAGCGATGGCGTGATGGTGGTGGACCGCGAGGGCACGATCGTCTTCTTCAACGCCGCGGCCGAGCACATCACGGGCTATCGGGGAGAGGAAGTGGTCGGCAAGCCCTGTGCAATCCTCGACACGGACACGTGCGTCTACCGCGAGGGCGGGCGCACGGCGGTCCGCTGCTCCCTGTTCGACGACGGCGGGGCGGTGCGCAAGAGCTGCCGGATCCGGGCGAAGGACGGGCGCGAGGTCCACCTGGTCAAGAACGCCACCGTCCTGCGCGACGGACGCGGCGGGATGGCCTACGGCATCGAGACGATGACGGACGTCACCTCGCTCGTGCTCAAGGAGCGGCAGATCGAGGAGCTTGCGGGGACTCTCCGCGAAGAGGAGTCCTTCCACGGGATCGTCGGCCGCAACCCCGTCATGCTGCGCCTGCGCGAGCAGATCAAGAACGCGGCCCGCAGCGAGGCACCCGTGGTCGTCCTCGGGGAGAGCGGCACCGGCAAGGAGCTCGTTGCGGCCGCGGTGCACGCGCTCAGCCGACGCCGGGAGGGGCCGTTCGTCAAGGTCAACTGCGCGGCGCTCAACGAACAGCTGCTCGAGAGCGAGCTGTTCGGGCACCGCCGCGGCGCCTTCACCGGCGCGATGCGCGATCGCCAGGGGCGGCTCGAGGCCGCCAGCCGCGGCACGATCTTCCTCGACGAGATCGGCGACATGTCACCGGCGATGCAGGCCAAGCTGCTGCGCGCGCTCGAGGGGCGGGAGATCGAGCGCGTGGGGGAGAACACGCCGGTGCCGGTGGACATCCGCCTGGTCTCGGCCACGAACCGCGACCTCGAGACCCTCGTCGCGGGCGGCGCCTTCCGCCGGGACCTGCTCTACCGGGTCAACGCGATCCCGATCGTGCTCCCGCCGCTGCGGGAGCGGCCCGACGACATCCCGCTGCTGGTCGCCCACCTGCTCGCGCGCATGGGGGCGGCGCACGGCCGGCCCGGGCTGCGGGTGACGTCGGCGGCGCTCGAGAAGCTGGGCGCTCACGAGTGGCCGGGGAACGTGCGCCAGCTCATCAACGCGCTCGAGTACGGGGTCGTCACGAGCCTCGGGGCGGAGATCGACGTCCCCGATCTTCCGGCATACCTCGCCGGCGAGCGCGTCCAGTCAATCCCGCCGCCGGGGCGCCGGGCGGCGCTCACCCGGGAGGCCGTGGCAGCGGCGCTCGCGTCCGCGCGAGGCAACCGCGCAGCGGCCGCCCGGTCGCTCGGCGTCTGTCGCGTCACGCTCTGGAAGCGCCTCCGGGAACTGGGCGGTGGCGAGGCCGCGCGCGCGGGCGCGGCGGGCAGAGAGGCAGGAACGACATGA